The following DNA comes from Croceicoccus sp. YJ47.
TGAATGGCGAGACGCGGGTCTATTCCCGTTCGGGCGACGATATTTCCGCGACCTTTCCCGAGATCGCGGGCGCCCTCCCCTTCCCCGCCGTGCTCGACGGCGAATTGCTCGTGCGCGGGACGCACCAGGGCGGCGAGGAAGGCGGCGCGGCCAGTTTCAACGCGTTGCAGCAAAGGCTGGGCCGCAAGACCGTGTCGAAGAAAATGCTGCGCGAGGCGCCTGCTTTCGTGCGGCTTTACGATGTGCTGCTGCTCGACGGTGAAGATTTGCGGGAATGCGCGTGGGAGGACCGCCGCGCCCGGCTCGAGGCGATGATGGACCGCCTCGATCCCGAACGGTTCGACCTGTCGCAGATCATCCCCGAAAACGATTTTGCAAACCTCACCGCCATACGCGAGAAGGCGCGCGACGACGCGATCGAGGGCGTCATGCTGAAACGCCGGACATCGCCCTATGTCGCGGGGCGGCGCACCGGGCTTTGGTACAAGTGGAAACGCGATCCGCTGCTCATCGATTGCGTGCTGATGTATGCGCAGCGCGGCTCGGGCAAGCGGTCCAGCTTCTTTTCCGATTTCACCTTCGGATGCTGGTCCGGCGATCCCGATGCGGATGGCGAACTGCTCCCGGTGGGGAAGGCCTATTTCGGGTTTACGGACGAGGAGCTGAAAATGCTCGACCGCCATGTCCGCGGGCACACGATCAATCGCTTTGGCCCGGTGCGCGAAACGGACAAGTCGCTGGTGCTCGAAATCGCATTCGATTCGGTGCATGACAGCAAGCGCCACAAATCGGGCCTGGCCATGCGCTTTCCCCGCATCCATCGCATCCGCACGGACAAGCCCGCGCACGAGGCCGACCGGATCGAAACCCTGCGCGAGATGGTCCGCGACTGATCCTGTCTCGCGCGCTCAGCCCGCCTCTTTCGTCAGCACCGCCACGATCCTTTCGGCGGCTCGGCCATCGCCAAACACCGGATCGGGCGCGGGCCTGTCGCGTGACAGCATCGCCCGCGCCGCGGCGAGAATCGCGGTCTCGTCATGTCCCACCAGCGTGGCCTGCCCGTGGTGCAGGATCTCGCCCCGCTCCGTCACATCGCGCAGCACGACGACGCCCCGGCCCAGCGCGACGGCCTCCTCCTGTATCCCCCCGCTGTCGGTGAGCACCATGCGGCACGCGTCCATCAACCGCAGAAACGCGAAATAGTCGAACGGCGGCACCACCGCCACGTCGTCGCAATCCGAGAGCCGTTCGGTCAGGATGCGGCTCTGCGGTAGGGATGGGCCGGCAGCACGACCGCAATGTCCCGCGAGAGGGTGCACAGCGCCTCCGCGATCGCGCGCAGGGCCGCCGCGTCATGTTCGCGCCGATGCACCGTGGCCAGCGCAAAGGGACGCCCGGCAAAGCGTGCGAGCACCGCGTCCGCCGCCGTGCCGCGCGCGGGATCGCGGCGCAGCATTTCGCGTGCCATGCGCTGTGCATCGATGACCGTGTTGCCGGTCACGTGCACATGGGCGGCGGGCGTGTTTTCGGCGAGCAGATTGGCGCGCGCCGCCGGCGTCGGCGCAAAGTGCCAGCGCGCGAGCTGCGTGATCGTCCGCCGGTAGCCTTCCTCCGGCCAGGGTTGCGACAGATCGCCGCTGCGCAGCCCCGCCTCCACATGGGCGACGGGTATGCCGCGGTGAAAGGCACATAATGCCGCCGCCGCCGCGCTCGCCGTGTCCCCCTGCACGATGAGGCAGTCGGGCCGCCCCCGGTCCATCACCGCACCAATGCCGGTCAGCAGCGACGCGAACAGGCCCGACAGCCCGCCCGCCGGCGAGCGATGCAACGTGTCATCGGCGCAAAGGCCGAACGCGTCGAGCAAGCCAGAGCCAAGATCGCGATGCTGCCCCGTGTGGCAAAGGCGGCTGTCCACGCCGGCATCGTCGCGCAACGCGCACAGCACCGGCACCAGCTTCACGATTTCCGGACGCGTGCCCAAAACGGTCAGAATGCGCAAAGCTTCAGCCATGCGCGATCCGGAAGCGTTTCAGCCGCGACGTCTGCCCGTCGATCAGCATGACGCGGCCCTTCGCCACGCCCATGGCACGCGCGATCAGCGCGGCAACCGCCGCATTGGCGCGGCCATCCTCGGGCACGGCGCGCACGCGGGCGGACACCGTGCCATCCGCGATCCGCAACGCGTCGCGATCGGCGCGCGGCGTCACGCGCACGGCCAGCATGTCGCCTGTCATCGCCGCCCGGATGGCATCGGCATCGGGCAGTTCGGGCGCGGGTCTAGCCAATGGCCTTTTCGATCTCTGCCTTGTGGCGGCGGGCATTTTCCACGTAATGCGCCGTGCCCGTCGCCATTTCGGCAAGCGCACCGTCGGACAATTCGCGCATGTGTTTGGCCGGGCTTCCGGTCCACAGTTCGCGGGCGCCGATGGTCTTTCCCGCGGTCAGCATGCCATTGGCGCCGAGCATGCCCTCACGCTCGATCTTCGCGCCGCTCAGCACGACGGCGCCCAGCCCGACAAAGCCGCGATCCTCGATCTCGCAACCATGCACCATGGCGAGATGGCCGATCAGCACGTCCTCGCCGATGATGGTGGGATAGCCGTCGGGATGCCCGGCATCGGGGCTGTCGCAATGGATGACGGAGCCATCCTGCACATTGGTGCGCGCGCCGATGCGGATATGGTTCACATCGGCGCGGATGACGCAATTGTACCAGATGCTGACGTCGGGGCCGATCTCGACATCGCCGATGATGCGGCAACCCGGCGCGATGAAAGCGCTGTCGTGGATGCGCGGGCGCTTCCCGCCAAACGGCAGGATCGTCACGCCCGGACGCGGATTATGGCGACGCCGGGACCGCCCGCGCAGGCGGTTGCGGGTGCGGCGGGGAAGGCTCGGTTTGGGCATGAAATGTCCTTTCGTTCGCGGCTTCGTTCTACCAGCGGATCAGCGGCAGGATCGACGCATTGTCGTCGGTCCACGCGCGTCGGGCGGGCGGCGGCAAGGCCTCCCAATCGGTCTGGCTCTCCTGTTCCAGCGCATTGAGCACCGCTTCGTTCCGGGCGAGCGCGATCCAGATCGACGGGGTGATCGCCTCGCCCAGACCGGTGAGGTCGCGCCGCACCCGCCCGTGCCAGCCATCGGCGCGGGCCAATGCGGCGATCATCGGCGACAGGTCGATATAGCGGTTGGAGACATGGACCATCAACACGCCATCCTCCGCGAGCGCCTCGCCATAGGTGGCGAAGGCTTCCTTCGTCATGAGATGCATCGGGATGGAATCGGAGGAAAACGCATCGATGGCGAGCAGGTCGAACCGCCCGCGCGGCTGCTCCGCCAGCTTGAGCCGGGCATCGCCGATGACGACATCCGCGTCCGGCGCACAATCGCGCAGGAAGGTAAACGTCCCGCCCTCCGAATAGGCGAGCACGGTGGGGTCGATCTCGAAAAAGGTCCAGTCCTGCCCCGGCCCGCGATAGCAGGCGAGCGTGCCGGTCCCCAGCCCCACCACGCCGACCTGCGCACCCGGACCCAGCAGGGCGTCGGCATTGTCGAGCGCGAGACCGATACCGGCGGAATGACCGTAATAGCTCGTCGGTTCATGCGCGCGGACAGGGTCGGTCCATTGCTGTCCATGCAAGGTGGTGCCATGGGTCAGCTGCCGCAGCGCGCCATCCTTCGCCAGCGTGACCTCGTAGATCCCGAAATAGCTGCGCGTGCGTGCACCGTCGAGGCTTTTGCCCATGGTCGCCCAGCCGCCGTTCCCGATCATCAGCGCGGCAAAGATCGCCGCAAAGGCCCAGCGCACGCCCAGCGCGATCACGCCCAGCGCCGCCATCACGAACACCAGGATCAGCAGGAAATCCGCCTGCGTCAGCGCGTCGAGCGAGGCGATGCCCCACGCCACCAGCACAGCGGCCACGACGAGGCCGACCATGATGCGCCGGCGCGGCAACCCGTCCCAGAACCCCTCCGCCATGGGGAGGATCTGCCGGTCGCCGAGCAGCCATGCCGCGCAGAGCAGCAGGATCGCATGTTCATAGACCCAGTCGAACAGCACCGGCGCGACGAGCGCGGTGAACACCCCGCCCAGCGCACCGCCCGCCGCCACGACGAGGTAAAAGAACGTCAGTTGCGACGGATCCGGCCGCAACAGATAGAGCCGGTTGTGAAGCGCGACGGCGAGGATGAAGAGAAGCGCCACCATCGCCAGCGCCACCGCCGGATTGGATTGCCCGCCCGATCCCATGGCGAGGCTCCCGACGAGCAGCAGCATCAGCGGCGCATAGCGCGACAGGATCGCGGCCCAGTCGCCGCCTTGCGAAAACGCGACCGAAAAGCTCAGGAGATAAAGCCCGAGCGGAATGACCCAGAGCAGCGGCATCGCCATGATGTCGGTCGTCAGCAATGTCGTCGTCGACAGCATCAGCCCCGACGGCACCGCCGCCAGCGCGACCCACATCGCGATGCGGCGCGGCGAAACCGGTTCGGCAGACGGCGCGTCATCCTCCGCCACCGCGTCGACCGGGGCATCCGCTCCGCCGCGCCAGCGCGACGCGGCGGCCAGCGCGACCAGCACGAACAGGAGCCCGTATCCCGCCGTCCAGATCCAGCTTTGCACCCCCAGCGAAAACCGCGGTTCGAGCCAGAGCGGACAGGTCAGCAATCCTGCAAAACTGCCGAGATTGGACGCGGCATAGAGCGGATAGGGATCGCCCGCTGCGCTCGACGCCGCGAACCAGCGTTGCATCAACGACGCCTGCGCCGAAACCAGCAGGAACACCGGCCCGATCGTGACCGCGAATAGTGCGGGCACCCAGAGCACCTCCCACCCCGGTGCGGGCGGCGGCAGGTCGGCGAGCGCAATCGGCAGCGTCAGCCCCGCCAGCGCCATCAGCCCCAGATGCCACACCGCCTGCCGCCGCACCGGCATTCGCGACAGCGCATGGGCATAGGCATAGCCGCCGAGCAGCAGCGCCTGAAACACCAGCATGGCGCTGTTCCAGACATTGGGCGCCCCGCCGAGCAGCGGCAGCGCAAACCGCGCAACGAGCGGCTGCACCAGGAAAAGCAGGAAGCTCCCTGTCAGGATGACGAGCACGAACAGGGCGCGGCGCGGCGGCGTGGAAACGATGGCGGTCACTGTGCGGCCCAATCCTCGCGGGTGATGTCGTAGACGATGATGTTTTCCGCCCATGCGGCGTCGCCCTCGGCGCGAAAATCGCGGGCCGCGCGGCGTGTCATGCCGAGCCGTTCCATCAAGCGCCGGCTCGCCATGTTTTCGAGCACGGTGAGCGCGATCACATGCGGCGCCCCGAAACGCTCGAACGCGAGGGCCAGCGATTTTCGCGCGGCCTCCGCGGCATAGCCATGGCCCCACGCATCCTCGCGCAGGCGCCAGCCGATCTCCATCTCGCCGATGGGTCCGGGTTCGAGATTGGACCGCTTCAACCCACAGAAGCCGAGCAATTCGCCCGCCATATGTCCGCCATCACCCTTGCGCGTCACGGCCCAGAAGGTGAAACCATGATCCGCGCGATAGGACAGCAGCCGGTCCCTGACCGCTGTTTGCTTCTCCGCGTCGAGCACACCGCCGAGCCAGCGCATGACGGCGGGCGTGTTGGTGTGCCGGAAAAACGGCGCCCAATCCGACGCCCTCCAGTCGCGCAGCACCAGCCGCGATGTTTCCACGTGAAACGCTTCGCCTGTGTCGGCGGCGTGGTCCTCAACCATTCAGCAGCTTTGCGACGAGAGGCGCGTGATAGGTGAGGACGCCCGTTGCGCCCGCGCGCTTGAACGCGGTCATGACCTCCATCACCATGGCGTCGCGGTCGCCTGCGCCGACCTTGGCCGCGGCCTCGATCATCGCGAATTCGCCGCTGGTATGGTAGGCGAACACCGGCACGTCGAAATTTTCGTATACGCGGCGCACGATGTCGAGATAGCAGGCGCCCGGCTTCACCATCACGCTATCGGCGCCTTCCTCGATATCGGCGGCGACCTCGCGCAGGGCCTCATCGCCGTTGGCGGGGTCCATCTGATACGTTTTCTTGTCGCCTTTCAACAATCCGGCCGACCCGACCGCATCGCGGAACGGGCCGTAGAACGCGCTGGCGAATTTCGCGGCATAGGCCATGATCTGCACATTATGATGCCCGCCATGTTCGAGCGCGTCGCGGATCGCGCCCACGCGCCCGTCCATCATGTCGGACGGCGCGACGATGTCGGCGCCCGCTTCCGCCTGGACCAGGGCCTGCGCCACGAGGCGGTCCACCGTCACGTCATTGGTGACATAGCCCGACGCATCGAGGATGCCGTCCTGCCCATGGCTGGTATAGGGGTCGAGCGCGACATCGGTCAGGATGCCGAGATCGGTGCCGGTCGCGTCGCGGATCGCGCGGATGGCGCGGCACATCAGATTGTCGGGGTTCAACGCCTCGCGCCCCGTCTCATCGCGCAGATGGGCCGGGGTATTGGGGAACAGCGCGACGCAGGGAATGCCCAATGCCGCTGCTTCCTTCGCCCGTGCCGCGATCACGTCGACCGAACCGCGCGACACGCCGGGGAGTGCGGCAACAGGCTCCTCCACCCCCTGCCCGTCGCATACGAAGAGCGGCCAGATGAGATCGGCGGGGCTGAGCCGGGTTTCGCGCTGCATCGCCCTGCTCCACCCATGCCGGCGCGTGCGGCGCAGCCGTTTGCGCCCGCGCGGATCGGAACGGAATTCGGGATGGATCGTGCCAGTTTCGGGTTTTGCGCTGTCGGTCATGGCGCGGGGTGATGCCCCAAGGGCGCCTGCGATGGAAGGGGCGAGTTGGTCCGATACGTGAATTCGGTCGCCCTCAATCCGGCGCGTTCGACAGGCGGTCGATCTCCCGCACCGGTTCCGCCTCCCGCGCCGCATCGGGGACGAGCGGACGCAGCGCGGCGCCCGGCTCGACCTCGCGCAATTGGGCAAGGCGGGCGCGGAACTGCTTCAGCTCGGCGCCGGACAGCAGGGCACGGGTCACGAACTTGACCGAGAGCGGGTCGATATTGCGGCCCCCGCGATACAGCTCGTAATGAAGATGCGGCCCCGTCGACAGGCCGGTGGAGCCGACATAGCCGATGACCTGCCCCCGCCGGACCGACGCGCCGTTCGACACCGCGATCCGGCTCATGTGGCTATACCCGCTCGCCAGCCCGCCGCCGTGATCGATGCGCACGTAATTGCCGTGCCCGCCATTGCGTCCGGCCCGGATGACGCGCCCGTCGGTCACGGCATAGATCGGCGTACCGGTCCGCCCGCGAAAATCGACGCCATTGTGCATGCGTTTGTATTTGAGGATCGGATGACGCCGCATGCCAAAACGCGACGAGATCGCCCCGTTGACCGGCGCGATCATCCCGCTGCGCAATTCGCCGGTACCATTGGCGTCGAAAAAGCGCCCCTCCCGGCCCCAGCGCAGCAATTGCGCCTTTGCCTTGCCGCCGCCCGACAGCCCGGCATAGAGGAGATCGCCAACCTCGACCTCGCCCGTGGCGGCGCGGCGATAGGCGACGATCATGTCGAATTCGTCGTCGGCGCCGACCACGCGATCGAGATCGACCGCCTCGTCCAGCGCGGCGAGATATTGCTGCACCGAGCGCGCCGGGGCACCCGCGGCACGCGCCGCGCGATAAAGCCCCGCGCCCACCTTGCCGCGAATGCGCAGCGGCGTATCGTCCACGCGGATCGGCTTGCGGATGAGCGCGAGCGGCCCGCCATCGCGCGCCACGCCAAGCTCCAGATCGAAGCGCGCCCGGAAATCGAGCCGCTCGAGCGGGCGCGGCATGTCGGGCGAAGGCCGCCGTCCCAGCCGCAGATCGAAGGCCGTGCCGTCCGCAATCGCATTTTCCGGCATCGCCCCGCCGATGAGCGCGGCGGCGCGCTCCGCATCGCCTTCGCCGACCCCGGCGCGGCGCAACATCGCCATCACGCTGTCGCCGGCGCCCAGCGTGCTGGTCAATTCCACCACCGGACGTTCGGGCGCCGCGGCCAGCGGCACGACCAGCCGCGATGGCCCCATCCGCCGCCCGCTATCGGCGCCAAGGGCCAGCGGCATGATCATCTGGCTGCGATATTCATCGCGTTCAGACCGGGTCAGGTTCGTGGTCGGCGCGGCACTCACGGTGGAAAAATCGGGCCAGAACGCCAGCGCCGCGGCCATCAGCGCAAGCATGATGCCCAGCGACCGGAACCAGCGCAACGTGCCGATCCCGCTGGCAAGATCGCTCACCAACCGGGCCGGTGGGCGCGCCAGTGCGGCGGCAGCACCCACGCCGCGCCGGCCAAATCCGCGCCGTCCCGCGTTCCGCTCGCCCTTGATATCCCCCGTCATGACCATCCTGATTTCGCGCGGGTTTTTGCACCCATGCGCCCGCCCTTGTTTTTCGATCCGCCTTCGACTGACGCAAATTCGTGGCGTTCAAAAGTTAATATCGCCTTGATCGCACGATGCCGTCGGCAGGCCGAGGCACAGATGCGGTGAACCGCAAGCATGCTGCTCCATGGGCCCTATCCGGCTCCACTTGCGGTGCGGCGGCGGTGGTGCCACATTGGGACGATCATGCATGACGGGGTCATCAAGGCGGTCCTGGGACCGACCAACACGGGCAAGACCCATCTCGCGGTGGAACGGCTCTGCGCGCATTCGAGCGGGGCCATCGGCTTTCCCCTGCGCCTGCTCGCGCGGGAGGTGTACGACCGGGTCGTCGCGATCAAGGGCGCCGACAAGGTCGCGCTCATCACCGGGGAGGAGCGGATCGAACCGCCCGGCGCGCGCTGGAAACTGTGCACGGCGGAGGCGATGGACCGCGATGCTGATCTCGCCTTCATGGCCATCGACGAGGCGCAGCTCGGCGCGGATCGCGAGCGCGGGCACGTGTTCACCGACCGCCTGCTCAACATGCGCGGGCGGGAGGAGACGATGATCCTCGGCTCGTCCGCGCTGGCGCCCGTGATCGACACGCTCATCCCCGAGGCGGAGATCGTCACCCGCCCGCGCTTTTCCACATTGTCGCATGCAGGACCGGTGAAGCTGAGCCGTGTTCCGCCGCGCAGCGCCATCGTCGCCTTTTCGGCCGAGCAGGTCTATGTCGTGGCCGAAATGCTGCGCCGGTTTCGCGGCGGCGCGGCGGTGGTCATGGGCGCATTGAGCCCGCAGACCCGCAATGCGCAGGTCGAACTGTTCCAGTCGGGCGAGGTCGATTACCTCGTCGCGACCGACGCCATCGGCATGGGGCTGAACCTCGATGTCGCGCATGTCGCCTTTGCCGGGCTTGCCAAGTTCGACGGGGTGCGCAGGCGGCGGCTCACCATTCCCGAAATGGCGCAGATCGCTGGGCGCGCCGGACGGCATCAGAAGGACGGCACCTTCGGCACGCTGGCGGGCGAAGGGGCGGAGTTTACCGAGGACGAGATCTTCGCCATCGAGGAGCATCGCTTTGCCCCGCTCGACCGGTTGTTCTGGCGCGACGCACGGCCCCGCATGGACAATCTCGGCATGTTGATCGGCGATCTGGAAGCCGCGCCGCATGACGATGCGCTGGCCGCGGCGCCCGAAGCCATCGACCTTTCCGTGCTCAAGATCCTGTCCTCCGACCCGGCCATTGCCGACACGGTGCGCGGGCGCGCGATGGTGAAGCGGTTCTGGGACGTGTGCTCGCTTCCCGATTTCCGGTCGCTGGGCGCGGATAATCATGCACGGTTCGTGGCGCGCCTGTGGCAGGATCTGTCGAAGGGGACGGGACGGCTGGGGCATGATTTCGTCGCCGGAAAGATCGCCGAACTGGACCAGACGAGCGGCGATATCGACACGCTTCAGGGACGCATCGCCGCCATTCGCAGCTGGGCCTATATCGCGCAGCGTCCCGACTGGGTGCTGAACCGCGAAGAGATGGCGGAGCGGGCGCGCGCGGTCGAAACCCGGCTGTCCGATGCGCTGCACGCACGGCTGACCGAACGGTTCGTCAATCGCCGCACCACGGTGCTGCTGCGCAAGCTCGGCGCGGATACGGGGCTCTTGCCGGTCAAGATCGACGATGAAAACGCGGTGCAGGTCGATGGCGAGGAGATCGGCAAGCTCGACGGTTTCCGGTTCGAGGTCGATCCGCAGGCGCGGCTCGAAACGCGGCGCCTGCTGCTCGCCGCGGCGGAGCGGCACCTGCCCGGCCTGCTGCAACGCCGGGCCGAGGCGCTGATCTCGGATTGCGCCGCCGATGCACCGGATGACGCGGCGCCCGTGTGGCAGGATGCGGAGATCGTATGGCGCGGCACCGCCATCGCAAAAATCGAGGGCGGACGCAGGCTGTTCGGTCCGAAGGTCCGGCTCGATCCCGGTCTCAGCCTGCTTCCGGCGCCGACCCGCGCGCGGATTGGCGAGGCGCTGACCGAATGGCTGCACCGTGCCATATCGCGCGATCTGAAACCGCTGCGCCGCCTGGCCGACGCGGCTGAGGACAAGGACGCCGGGCCGGAACTGCGCGCGCTGCTCATCGCCATGGTCGATGCGGGCGGCGTGGTCGCGCGGGATCTGTCCGGGCTCGACGCGCTCGACGAGGCGCAGAAACACCGCATGCGAAAGCTCGGGGTGAGGATCGGCGCGCTCGACCTCTTCGTGCCGGCGATGCTGCGGCCTGCGCCCTTGCAACGCTGGACCGTGCTCAGTGCGCTTTGCGGCGGGATGAAGCGCGCCGTCGCCGACCCGTTCTCGCCCGCGCGCGATGCCGACGGTCCGCCGCCTGTCGGATACCGCCGCGCCGGGCCGCAGCATATCCGCGTCGACATGGCGGAGCGGCTTCTTGCCGCCGCCCATGAGCGCCGGGCCCGCTGGGCCGGGCCGCCCCGCCGCCAGCGATCGAATCGCGCGGCGCCGCGAACCCCGCGCTTCACCCTCGACCCGACGCAGGCGCTTTCCATGGGCCTCACGACGCAAAGCTATGCGCATCTGTTGCGGCAGGCCGGCTTTGTCGCCGACGTTCCGCCCGCCCTCCCCGACCGGATGTTCGGCCCGCCCGCCCCGCCCCGCTGGCACTGGAAACCGCGGCGGCGTCCCGATGCGCGGCGCCCGCGGGCCGGGCCGAGCAAGCCCGGCACCCGCACGGTGCCGCGCGCCGGCAATCCGTTTGCCGAACTTGCCCAATTGCTCCCGTAACGGCGGCGGCGCGATGAAGCCCCCTGTCGATCCGCCGCGCGAAACCCTGCGGATCGACCGGCTGCTGTGGATGTTGCGCATGGCAAAGACGCGCAGCCAGGCGCAGGCGCTGGTCGCGAAGGGTCATGTGCGTTTGAACGGGCGGCGAGTGCTGCGCGCCGCGTGCGGGGTGGGCACCGGCGACGTGCTGGTCCTCCCCATGGCGAGCGGGGTGCGCGTCATCGCGATCGACGCCCTGCCCGCCCGGCGCGGCCCGGCGGACGAAGCGCGGCGCCACTATCATGAAATCGAGAGTGTCTCGCAACAAGCCACCGATGCTTGACGCCGGCCCAAAGCCGCCATAACCCGGCCTGAAACACCGATTAAGCGGCCAGCAAAGGGGCCAGGGGAACACGCATGACCTACGTCGTCACCGAAGACTGCATCAAGTGCAAATATATGGATTGCGTCGAGGTTTGCCCCGTCGACTGCTTCTATGAGGGCGAGAACATGCTCGTCATCAATCCCAGCGAATGCATCGATTGCGGCGTTTGCGAACCGGAATGCCCGGCTAAAGCCATCCTTCCCGATACCGAGAACGGGCTGGAAAAATGGCTTGAGCTGAACACGCAATATTCGGCGGAATGGCCGAATATCACGGTGAAGAAGGATTCGCCCGACGACGCCGACGCGCACAAGGGCGAAGAAAACAAGTTCGAGAAATATTTCAGCGCGGACGCCGGCGAAGGCGACTGATCGCTCCGGTCGGCGGGCTTTGC
Coding sequences within:
- a CDS encoding helicase-related protein, which encodes MHDGVIKAVLGPTNTGKTHLAVERLCAHSSGAIGFPLRLLAREVYDRVVAIKGADKVALITGEERIEPPGARWKLCTAEAMDRDADLAFMAIDEAQLGADRERGHVFTDRLLNMRGREETMILGSSALAPVIDTLIPEAEIVTRPRFSTLSHAGPVKLSRVPPRSAIVAFSAEQVYVVAEMLRRFRGGAAVVMGALSPQTRNAQVELFQSGEVDYLVATDAIGMGLNLDVAHVAFAGLAKFDGVRRRRLTIPEMAQIAGRAGRHQKDGTFGTLAGEGAEFTEDEIFAIEEHRFAPLDRLFWRDARPRMDNLGMLIGDLEAAPHDDALAAAPEAIDLSVLKILSSDPAIADTVRGRAMVKRFWDVCSLPDFRSLGADNHARFVARLWQDLSKGTGRLGHDFVAGKIAELDQTSGDIDTLQGRIAAIRSWAYIAQRPDWVLNREEMAERARAVETRLSDALHARLTERFVNRRTTVLLRKLGADTGLLPVKIDDENAVQVDGEEIGKLDGFRFEVDPQARLETRRLLLAAAERHLPGLLQRRAEALISDCAADAPDDAAPVWQDAEIVWRGTAIAKIEGGRRLFGPKVRLDPGLSLLPAPTRARIGEALTEWLHRAISRDLKPLRRLADAAEDKDAGPELRALLIAMVDAGGVVARDLSGLDALDEAQKHRMRKLGVRIGALDLFVPAMLRPAPLQRWTVLSALCGGMKRAVADPFSPARDADGPPPVGYRRAGPQHIRVDMAERLLAAAHERRARWAGPPRRQRSNRAAPRTPRFTLDPTQALSMGLTTQSYAHLLRQAGFVADVPPALPDRMFGPPAPPRWHWKPRRRPDARRPRAGPSKPGTRTVPRAGNPFAELAQLLP
- the fdxA gene encoding ferredoxin FdxA; the protein is MTYVVTEDCIKCKYMDCVEVCPVDCFYEGENMLVINPSECIDCGVCEPECPAKAILPDTENGLEKWLELNTQYSAEWPNITVKKDSPDDADAHKGEENKFEKYFSADAGEGD
- a CDS encoding RNA-binding S4 domain-containing protein, translated to MKPPVDPPRETLRIDRLLWMLRMAKTRSQAQALVAKGHVRLNGRRVLRAACGVGTGDVLVLPMASGVRVIAIDALPARRGPADEARRHYHEIESVSQQATDA